In the genome of Bacteroidales bacterium WCE2004, the window AGATGCTGTAGATCTCGCCCAGGCCCAGGGAGTAGAACTGATAGGCGTCGAACATCTTCTCGCCCGTGTCCACCTTGTTGACACAGAGGACGACCGGCTTGCGGGTCCGGCGGAGGATATCCGCGATCTCGGCGTCGTAGTCCGTGATGCCCGTGGCAGCCTCGACCAGGAAGAGGACGAGGTCGGCTTCGTCGATGGCGATCTGGACCTGCGAGCGGATCGCAGATTCGAAGACGTCGTCGGAATTGGTGGTATAGCCGCCGGTGTCGACGACCGAGAACTCCCGGCCGCACCACTCGCAGCGGCCGTAATGGCGGTCGCGGGTCACGCCGGCAGTGTCATCTACGATGGCCTGCCGCATCCCGACGAGGCGGTTGAAAAGGGTGGATTTGCCGACGTTAGGCCGGCCGACGATGGCAACGAGACTCATTTGCTACGAATGTTGGGTGTATAATTGACAATCTTTGCAGGCTTCAGTCTGCCCGCCCTTGCAGTGCTTGCCGTGCAGGGCGGCGTCTTCATCCTTGTAGCAGCGGATGCCACGGCGGCGCATCTCCTCGTTGGACCCGACATCATACTTCGGGAACTCCTTCCCGAAGAGGATGTTCACGGCCAGGCCGAGCACGCAGAGCCCGACCAGCACGAGTACAACGAGGAAAAACGGCCACATGTTGCTTCTACTGGACGAAGTCGGGGCTGATAGCCTCGTAGTTATAAACCTTGTGGATGATGGAGGCGAACACCTCGGTCATCGACACGATACGGATCTTCGGATCGTCCGCCAGCTCCGGATGCGGGATGGTGTCGGTGATGAACACCTCCTGCAGGGCGGAATCGTGGATCCGGGAGACGGCCTCGCCGGAGAGGAGTCCGTGGGTGGCGCAGGCGCGCACGCTGTTGGCGCCGCGGTTCATCAGCACCTCGGCGGCCTTGCAGAGCGTGCCGACGGTGTCGATCATGTCATCCACGATGATGATGTCCTTGCCCTCGATCTCGCCGATGGCGGTGATGGAGCCGACCACGTTGGCCCGCTCGCGGGTCTTGTGGCAGATGATCACCGGGCACATCAGCTCGCGGGCATAGACGTTGGCGCGCTTGGCGCCGCCCATGTCGGGCGCGGCGATCGCCAGGTCCTTGAACTTGCGGTCGCGGATGTAGGGGATAAAGACCTTGCTGGCATAGACGTGGTCCACGGGGATGTCGAAGAAGCCCTGGATCTGTCCGGCGTGCAGGTCGCAAGTCATCACACGGTCCGCACCGGCGGCGCGCAGCAGGTTGGCCACGAGCTTGGCACCGATGGCCACGCGGGGACGGTCCTTGCGGTCCTGGCGGGCCCAGCCGAAATACGGCATCACGGCCACCACTTCGTCGGCCGAGGCGCGCTTGGCGGCGTCGATCGCGAGCAGGAGCTCCATCAGGTTGTCTGCAGGGGGGATGGTAGATTGCAGGATGTAGACGGAAGCGCCGCGGACGCTCTCGGAGTACTGCGGCTGGAATTCGCCGTCGCTGAAGGGAGTGACCTCCAATTCGCCCAGATGCACTTCGGGCTCCTCAGGCGACTTGAGCTGGTTGAGGTGGTTGATGACCTGGCGTGCAAAGTTCTCGGAGGCTCTGCAGGCGAACAATTCCAAACGGTGCGTGTGAATCATATGATTAATATGTAAAGCTAAATTGTATCCAGAATGTTTCCGATGTAGTCCAGGATCTCCTCCCTGCCGCGGCCCGTCTGCGAGGAGCTGCAGAACACGGGCGGGAGCTCCTCCCACTGCTGCAGCAGGATCTCGCGGTCCCGCTCGATCTGTGCGGCCAGGACATTGGGGCCCTGCTTGTCGCACTTGGTCAGGATGAGGGCGAACGGGATGCCGTGTTCGCCCAGCTCCGCCAGGAAATCCAGGTCGATCCGCCCGATGTCATGGCGCGAATCGATGAGCACGAACAGGAGCGCCATCTCCTGCGAGCCCGTGATGTAGTCCCGGATCACGGCGGCGATCTCCTCCCGGCCTTTCTGACCCAGCTTCGCATAGCCGTAGCCCGGCAGGTCTACCAGGTACCAGCTGTCGTTGATCAGGAAGTGATTGACCACCTTGGTCTTGCCGGGGGTGGACGAGGTCATGGCCAGGCGGGAATTCCCACACAGCGCATTGATGAGCGAAGACTTGCCGACGTTGGACCTGCCGATGAAGGCGAACTCCGGCAATTTGCGCTTGGGCTTCTGGGAAATCCGGGTGCTGCTGCCTGCAAACACGGCCTCGGAAATCTTCATACAAAAACTAACTCTATTTTCACTGCAAAGATACATAAAAAAAAGATTATATTTGCGAGATACGAACCTAGATCATTCATTCGATTAACCATGCCCACTGTCATTACTTTCGGAGAGATCATGCTCCGACTTTCAACGCCCGGCTATCTGCGTTTCGGACAAGCCAGGCAGTTCGACGCCACTTTCGGCGGCGGCGAGGCCAACGTCGCAGTTTCGCTGGCCAATTACGGCGTAGACGCCAAGTTCATCACCCGGCTTCCTGAGAACGACATTGCCAAGGCCTGCATCAAGGACCTCCGTTCCTACGGTGTCGACACGTCCGGCATCGTCTTCGGCGGCGACCGCATAGGCATCTATTTCCTCGAGACCGGCGCCGTGGCGCGTCCGAGCAAGGTCGTCTATGACCGCGCCAACTCCTCCATCGCCACCATCCAGCCGGGCATGATCGACTGGAAGAAGGTCTTCGAAGGAGCCGACTGGTTCCACTGGACCGGCATCACCCCCGCCCTCAGCCAGGGCGCGGCGGACGTATGTCTGGAGGCCATCAAGGCCGCCAACGCCCTCGGCGTGACGGTCAGCTGCGACCTCAACTACCGCAAGAATCTCTGGAAATATGGCAAGAAGGCCGGTGAGATCATGCCGGCGCTCGTCGAGGGCTGCGACATCATCCTCGGCAACGAAGAGGACGCCGACAAGGTCTTCGGCATCAAGCCCGAGGGCTTCGAGGTCACCGCCACGGGCGGCGCCATCGACCAGCAGCGCTTCCAGAGCGTGGGAGAGCAGCTGATGAAGCGTTTCCC includes:
- a CDS encoding GTP-binding protein, which codes for MKISEAVFAGSSTRISQKPKRKLPEFAFIGRSNVGKSSLINALCGNSRLAMTSSTPGKTKVVNHFLINDSWYLVDLPGYGYAKLGQKGREEIAAVIRDYITGSQEMALLFVLIDSRHDIGRIDLDFLAELGEHGIPFALILTKCDKQGPNVLAAQIERDREILLQQWEELPPVFCSSSQTGRGREEILDYIGNILDTI
- a CDS encoding ribose-phosphate pyrophosphokinase, which codes for MIHTHRLELFACRASENFARQVINHLNQLKSPEEPEVHLGELEVTPFSDGEFQPQYSESVRGASVYILQSTIPPADNLMELLLAIDAAKRASADEVVAVMPYFGWARQDRKDRPRVAIGAKLVANLLRAAGADRVMTCDLHAGQIQGFFDIPVDHVYASKVFIPYIRDRKFKDLAIAAPDMGGAKRANVYARELMCPVIICHKTRERANVVGSITAIGEIEGKDIIIVDDMIDTVGTLCKAAEVLMNRGANSVRACATHGLLSGEAVSRIHDSALQEVFITDTIPHPELADDPKIRIVSMTEVFASIIHKVYNYEAISPDFVQ
- a CDS encoding 2-dehydro-3-deoxygluconokinase produces the protein MPTVITFGEIMLRLSTPGYLRFGQARQFDATFGGGEANVAVSLANYGVDAKFITRLPENDIAKACIKDLRSYGVDTSGIVFGGDRIGIYFLETGAVARPSKVVYDRANSSIATIQPGMIDWKKVFEGADWFHWTGITPALSQGAADVCLEAIKAANALGVTVSCDLNYRKNLWKYGKKAGEIMPALVEGCDIILGNEEDADKVFGIKPEGFEVTATGGAIDQQRFQSVGEQLMKRFPRARKVIITLRGSINANHNTWGGVLWDGKTLYQSPRYDITHIVDRVGGGDSFMGGLIYGLLTYTGDDQKALNFAVAASCLKHTIFGDYNQVTVAEVENLMKGDASGRVSR